Within Desulfocurvus vexinensis DSM 17965, the genomic segment CCCTTCCAGATGCTGACCATGGTCGGGCACCAGGTCCACGCCGTATGCCCCGGCAAGAAAGCCGGGGAGCAGGTGGCCACGGCGGTCCACGATTTCGAGGGCCACCAGACCTACTCCGAGAAGCCCGGGCACAACTTCACCCTGACGGCGGACTTCGACGCCGTGGACCCGGCGGCCTACGACGCCCTGGTGGTGCCCGGGGGCCGCGCGCCGGAGTACATCCGCCTGAACCCCAGGGTCATCGAGATCGTGCGGGCCATGGCCAAGGCGGGCAAGCCCATTGCGGCCATCTGCCACGGCCAGCAGGTGCTGGTTGCCGCCGACGTGCTGGGCGGCAAGTCCTGCACGGCCTACCCGGCGGTGCGCCCCGATGTGGAGCGCGCGGGCGGCACCTGGGTGGA encodes:
- a CDS encoding DJ-1/PfpI family protein → MAVKKILMLVGDFVEDYEVMVPFQMLTMVGHQVHAVCPGKKAGEQVATAVHDFEGHQTYSEKPGHNFTLTADFDAVDPAAYDALVVPGGRAPEYIRLNPRVIEIVRAMAKAGKPIAAICHGQQVLVAADVLGGKSCTAYPAVRPDVERAGGTWVEPNATASNAVVDGVLVTSPAWPAHPEWMRAFLKVLGSTIEP